One region of Streptomyces sp. CG4 genomic DNA includes:
- a CDS encoding ABC transporter substrate-binding protein — MTSTNRISRSIRRNRGATMVALAAATALLAGCSSTGKSGGNPLTDDGKAADGSVIVGSNNFPESTLLADIYGEALKAKGIKVSYKPNIGSRETTYGLLKNGSIKVLPEYNGALLAYLDQNAKPKTAAATTTAIEAKLDSKLALLEPAAAQSKDSVTVNAATAAKYHLTEKSSIADLKDLAKDLVIGASPEFQTRQQGLVGLKSVYGLEFKSFRALDAGGPLTQAALKKDAVQVADIFTTDPTISTQKFVVLQDPKNLFGYENVQPLVYKSAVSKKGVDALNAVSAKLDTATLLDLDTQVQAQNKDPLDVAKAWLKSSGLS; from the coding sequence GTGACTTCCACCAACCGCATCAGCAGGTCCATCCGGAGGAACCGAGGCGCGACGATGGTCGCCCTTGCGGCGGCGACGGCTCTGCTGGCGGGCTGTTCCTCCACCGGCAAGTCCGGCGGCAACCCCCTGACGGACGACGGCAAGGCCGCCGACGGCAGCGTCATCGTCGGGTCCAACAACTTTCCCGAGAGCACCCTGCTCGCCGACATCTACGGCGAGGCCCTCAAGGCCAAGGGGATCAAGGTCTCGTACAAGCCGAACATCGGCAGCCGCGAGACCACGTACGGCCTGCTCAAGAACGGTTCCATCAAGGTGCTGCCCGAGTACAACGGCGCGTTGCTGGCCTACCTCGACCAGAACGCGAAGCCGAAGACGGCCGCCGCCACCACGACGGCCATCGAGGCCAAGCTGGACTCCAAGCTGGCCCTGCTGGAGCCCGCGGCGGCGCAGTCCAAGGACTCGGTGACGGTCAACGCGGCCACCGCGGCGAAGTACCACCTCACCGAGAAGTCCTCCATCGCCGACCTGAAGGACCTCGCGAAGGACCTGGTCATCGGCGCGTCGCCGGAGTTCCAGACCCGGCAGCAGGGCCTGGTGGGCCTGAAGTCCGTCTACGGCCTCGAGTTCAAGTCCTTCCGGGCGCTGGACGCGGGCGGCCCGCTCACCCAGGCGGCACTGAAGAAGGACGCCGTGCAGGTCGCGGACATCTTCACCACCGACCCGACCATCTCCACGCAGAAGTTCGTCGTCCTGCAGGACCCGAAGAACCTCTTCGGCTACGAGAACGTCCAGCCCCTCGTCTACAAGAGCGCCGTGTCCAAGAAGGGCGTCGACGCGCTCAACGCGGTCTCGGCCAAGCTCGACACCGCGACCCTGCTGGACCTGGACACCCAGGTGCAGGCCCAGAACAAGGACCCGCTGGACGTCGCCAAGGCCTGGCTGAAGTCCTCCGGCCTCTCCTGA
- a CDS encoding ATP-binding protein, with protein MSTKQVDPPARHAPARGGAQGFAGAGSFADRWPFRRKLNLLVGIPLTVIAVLLSYLFTDQVQESAGAASAARLVRDSAQVARLVDRVEAEHQQAILLSARYESGSARPAASAYRAAQEAVDAQVTTVRAAFGDRLPDSEAQALREVAGLSSLRGTVEQSYLPADNIDPAYTSAAQRLIDGLGLDRDADLATTFTGNLLDSLLRADAAHGAFETNVFAATTGDTNALIEFTNAVGAYDQYTHQADRFARFASDAQAELLGGIEHSAAQRRIAASYADLQVDAGQLQADTPAKIQRAVQTALNEYPDYPEQAAARLKITTALIGRIADRADAAAGSARGRAWLLLSGALIAFALWIAFAVLVRRSVIRPVQALTGAAREVAEVAGRELARVADDDAEDDGPPRLRDMPVTARDEIGDLAEAFNRVQTTAAALLARQVLSRRNTAEMFGNVGRRVSNLTTRQLALIDSVERGETDPALLERLYAIDHIAVRLRRNADSLMLLAGIRETVLDGAPTALSNVVRAALGQIEGYQRVRLYVASDAMVEPDIIGDLTLMLAELLENAVSFSPEDSPVEVTVRCGAQGAHVVITDHGLGMSADRLDEENARLIRRERLDLVPTKVLGLFVVGALARRRAIGVELTHTPGGGVTAKATLPAALLLTVSPGAVTPARGTSPDTPPLSPSGTAAPGPDPAPASAPAATGAHGEPAPADPADPAGPAPLGGSGSGASRPLRRRVRGATLATTAGAAHSVPQAVRTRDAEAERRALEEFEAAVARAHRDCDTASHPRPPHDHPAPPPAPGEAGPPLAPEQHTPLPEGADS; from the coding sequence GTGTCCACGAAGCAGGTGGACCCGCCCGCCCGGCACGCCCCCGCACGCGGCGGTGCACAGGGATTCGCCGGTGCAGGGAGCTTCGCCGACCGCTGGCCCTTCCGGCGCAAGCTCAACCTGCTGGTCGGCATCCCGCTGACGGTCATCGCCGTCCTGCTGTCGTACCTGTTCACCGACCAGGTGCAGGAGTCGGCCGGCGCCGCCTCGGCTGCCCGGCTGGTACGGGACAGCGCGCAGGTGGCACGGCTCGTGGACCGGGTCGAGGCCGAACACCAGCAGGCCATCCTGCTCTCGGCGCGCTACGAGTCCGGGTCCGCCCGGCCCGCCGCATCCGCCTACCGCGCGGCGCAGGAGGCGGTCGACGCACAGGTGACGACGGTGCGCGCGGCCTTCGGCGACCGGCTGCCGGACAGCGAGGCACAGGCGCTGCGCGAGGTGGCGGGACTGTCCAGCCTGCGCGGCACGGTGGAGCAGTCGTATCTGCCGGCCGACAACATCGACCCCGCCTACACGAGCGCCGCCCAGCGGCTGATCGACGGCCTCGGCCTGGACCGCGACGCGGACCTGGCCACCACCTTCACCGGCAATCTGCTGGACTCGCTGCTGCGCGCGGACGCGGCCCACGGCGCCTTCGAGACCAATGTGTTCGCCGCGACCACGGGGGACACCAACGCGCTGATCGAGTTCACCAACGCGGTCGGCGCCTACGACCAGTACACCCACCAGGCCGACCGGTTCGCCCGGTTCGCCTCCGATGCGCAGGCCGAGTTGCTCGGCGGCATCGAGCACAGCGCGGCGCAGCGCCGTATCGCCGCCTCCTACGCCGACTTGCAGGTCGACGCCGGGCAACTGCAGGCGGACACCCCGGCCAAGATCCAGCGGGCGGTCCAGACCGCACTGAACGAGTACCCGGACTATCCCGAACAGGCCGCCGCCCGACTGAAGATCACCACCGCGCTGATCGGCCGGATCGCCGACCGCGCCGACGCCGCGGCCGGCTCCGCGCGGGGGCGGGCCTGGCTGCTGCTGAGCGGCGCGCTGATCGCGTTCGCGCTGTGGATCGCCTTCGCGGTGCTGGTACGGCGCTCGGTGATCCGGCCCGTGCAGGCGCTCACCGGGGCCGCGCGGGAGGTCGCCGAGGTGGCGGGGCGCGAGCTGGCCCGGGTGGCCGACGACGACGCCGAGGACGACGGGCCGCCCCGGCTGCGGGACATGCCGGTGACCGCGCGTGACGAGATCGGCGACCTGGCCGAGGCGTTCAACCGGGTGCAGACCACCGCCGCCGCACTGCTGGCGCGGCAGGTGCTCAGCCGGCGCAACACCGCCGAGATGTTCGGGAACGTGGGCCGCCGCGTCAGCAACCTGACGACACGTCAACTCGCGCTGATCGACTCGGTGGAGCGCGGTGAGACCGATCCGGCGCTGTTGGAACGCCTCTACGCCATCGACCACATCGCCGTACGACTGCGCCGCAACGCCGACAGTCTGATGCTGCTGGCCGGCATCCGCGAGACCGTCCTGGACGGTGCACCGACGGCGCTGTCGAATGTCGTCCGGGCCGCGCTCGGGCAGATCGAGGGCTATCAGCGGGTACGGCTGTACGTCGCATCGGACGCGATGGTCGAGCCCGACATCATCGGCGACCTCACCCTGATGCTGGCCGAACTCCTGGAGAACGCCGTGTCGTTCTCGCCCGAGGACAGCCCGGTGGAGGTGACGGTCCGGTGCGGCGCGCAAGGTGCCCACGTGGTGATCACCGACCACGGCCTCGGCATGAGCGCCGACCGGCTCGACGAGGAGAACGCCCGCCTGATCCGCCGCGAACGCCTGGACCTGGTACCGACGAAGGTGCTGGGCCTGTTCGTGGTCGGCGCACTGGCCCGCCGCCGGGCGATCGGCGTCGAACTGACCCACACCCCGGGCGGCGGCGTGACGGCGAAGGCGACGTTGCCGGCCGCACTGCTGCTGACGGTGAGCCCGGGGGCCGTTACGCCGGCCAGGGGGACATCGCCGGACACACCGCCCCTGTCGCCCAGCGGAACGGCAGCCCCCGGCCCCGACCCCGCTCCCGCCTCCGCCCCTGCAGCCACCGGCGCGCACGGCGAACCGGCTCCGGCCGACCCTGCCGACCCGGCCGGCCCGGCCCCTCTCGGCGGATCCGGCTCAGGCGCCTCCCGCCCGCTGCGCCGCCGCGTCCGCGGTGCCACCCTCGCCACGACCGCCGGCGCGGCGCACTCCGTGCCGCAGGCGGTCCGCACCCGGGACGCGGAGGCCGAGCGCCGCGCGCTGGAGGAGTTCGAGGCCGCCGTCGCCCGCGCCCACCGCGACTGCGACACGGCGAGCCACCCCCGCCCGCCGCACGACCACCCCGCACCCCCGCCCGCCCCGGGCGAGGCCGGCCCCCCGCTCGCCCCCGAACAGCACACCCCCCTCCCCGAAGGAGCCGACAGTTGA
- a CDS encoding roadblock/LC7 domain-containing protein, with translation MSTSTGDTPPGGAAPADLQAAAADFTWLLNRFATGTAGVVDAIAVSSDGLLIAVSELREHADSERLAAIVSGITSLAAGASGNYGLGGLNKVIIDLEGGHVIVSAIGSGAVLGVVTGKEAKLGNIAYEMTLFANRAGAALSPQLVLELKNSVAAASGR, from the coding sequence TTGAGCACGTCGACAGGTGACACCCCGCCCGGCGGCGCCGCGCCGGCCGATCTGCAGGCGGCCGCGGCCGACTTCACCTGGTTGCTGAACCGCTTCGCGACCGGGACCGCGGGCGTCGTGGACGCGATCGCCGTGTCCTCCGACGGCCTGCTGATCGCGGTGTCGGAGCTGCGCGAACACGCCGACTCCGAGCGGCTCGCGGCGATCGTCTCGGGCATCACCAGCCTGGCCGCGGGCGCCTCCGGCAACTACGGTCTGGGCGGCCTCAACAAGGTCATCATCGATCTCGAGGGCGGCCATGTGATCGTCTCCGCGATCGGCAGCGGCGCCGTGCTCGGCGTCGTCACCGGCAAGGAGGCGAAGCTCGGCAACATCGCCTACGAGATGACCCTGTTCGCCAACCGCGCCGGCGCCGCGCTCAGCCCGCAGCTGGTGCTGGAGCTGAAGAACTCCGTCGCCGCCGCGTCGGGCCGCTGA
- a CDS encoding DUF742 domain-containing protein: protein MDRADGTPLPDPVRPSSAPAVRPYLVTAGRIADTGSGRAMPLETQVVATVAGLDALGRLSFERHDIVAACRLPQSLAELAARLRLHLNVVRVLAEDLCEAGQLAVYVPDVAATHDASVLRRLIDGLRAIPDSRGIPSDID from the coding sequence ATGGACAGGGCGGACGGCACTCCTCTCCCGGACCCGGTCCGCCCCTCCTCCGCGCCCGCCGTGCGGCCGTACCTCGTCACCGCCGGCCGGATCGCGGACACCGGCTCCGGCCGGGCGATGCCCCTGGAGACCCAGGTTGTCGCCACCGTCGCCGGGCTCGACGCGCTCGGCCGGCTCTCCTTCGAGCGGCACGACATCGTCGCCGCCTGCCGGCTGCCGCAGTCGCTCGCGGAACTCGCGGCCCGGCTGCGGCTGCATCTGAACGTGGTCCGCGTCCTCGCCGAAGATCTGTGCGAGGCGGGCCAGTTGGCGGTGTACGTGCCCGACGTCGCCGCCACCCACGACGCGTCCGTCCTGCGCAGGCTCATCGATGGCCTCAGGGCCATCCCCGACTCCCGAGGAATACCGAGTGACATCGACTGA
- a CDS encoding ATP/GTP-binding protein yields MTSTEPLVGDAPAEPPTAVRPPLPVKMVIAGGFGVGKTTTVGSVSEIEPLTTEASITEVAAGVDDLAHTPRKTTTTVAMDFGCLTIDPTLKLYLFGTPGQERFGFMWDDLVEGAVGGLVIVDTRRLDDCYAAVDYFEHKGIPFAVAVNAFDGTVEHTLEEVRWALDVSAGVPVVVFDARERGSVRDALLVVLELALARTER; encoded by the coding sequence GTGACATCGACTGAACCGCTCGTCGGGGACGCGCCGGCCGAACCCCCCACCGCCGTACGGCCGCCGCTGCCGGTGAAGATGGTCATCGCGGGCGGCTTCGGCGTGGGCAAGACCACCACCGTCGGTTCGGTCTCGGAGATCGAGCCGCTGACCACCGAGGCGTCGATCACCGAGGTAGCGGCAGGCGTGGACGACCTCGCGCACACGCCGCGCAAGACCACCACGACCGTCGCGATGGACTTCGGCTGCCTCACCATCGACCCGACGCTGAAGCTGTACCTCTTCGGCACGCCCGGGCAGGAGCGGTTCGGGTTCATGTGGGACGACCTCGTGGAGGGCGCGGTCGGCGGGCTCGTCATCGTCGACACCCGGCGGCTGGACGACTGCTACGCGGCCGTCGACTACTTCGAGCACAAGGGCATCCCGTTCGCCGTCGCGGTCAACGCCTTCGACGGCACGGTGGAACACACCCTGGAGGAGGTCCGCTGGGCGCTGGACGTCTCCGCCGGCGTGCCGGTCGTGGTCTTCGACGCCCGCGAACGCGGCTCGGTGCGGGACGCCCTGCTCGTCGTCCTCGAACTGGCCCTGGCCCGCACCGAGCGGTAG